CAGGTTGCGGTGCAGATCTTCGTCAACACCCTCCATATCTTGCAACGACACCTTCTTCCGGAGCATCATCTTGTAGAACGCTCCAATAAAGAATGAATCAAGGAAACGGCGGTGGAAAATGGCCAATCCAACAACACGTCCAATGAACTTGAAGTAGTTCAGATGCTCCGGATTAACGCCCGAATGAGGATTAATTTGCAGGGTATAATTATCATGTGCGGAGTATTCGAAAAGACAATAGAAAGGGTTAAACATTTcgtgagagagaaggaaaaagaattCACTGGGCGCTGTTAGCTTTGGGTACTTCTTCGCAATCGACAGGACTACTTACCGGGACAGACCACCATAATCCAATCCGTCTTCACCGTCAAATTTAATCATCAAGCGCTTCTTCAGATCCGAAGCACTCTGCCGCATGATCTCGGCGTAGGAATCCTCGAAGATGTTGTTACGTCGTACCTTGACGTGGCATTGTCCGGACATGATTCGCAAAGCGGGCTGTGACCGGAAGTAGATCAATTTACGTCTAAAGTCACGCTTGTACTGCGGGACGCCTTGATCCAAGGAGGACGGCAGACGGGGATCGTCCCAGGTGGTCGTCTTCGTGTTGTGGTCGACGAAGTACACACGCGCAGTATTCGTCAAGCGCATTTCCCAACCACTGGGTAGCGGCCCAAGTTGGGACACTGGTTGCTGTTGAATGGTGGTATTGGTGCCGTTGGCATTCTGGCCATACATCCGGATGTACTGCTGTCGTCGCGGATCCACCCATGTCGTGGTGCGAGTATTGTGATCGACAAAGTAAGGCCGTCCTTCGGGGGTAGTCCGTTGCTCCCATCCAGGCGGAAGCTCGCCAGTGCCGGCGGTGGTCGCTCCCGTAGCCATCATAGAAACAGCACTGGCGCTGCCACCGGCCGGCGGGGTCTGAGCCTGTTGCTGGTTCTCCTGCAGGTTGGGTGAGCTCGCACCGGTACGATCCTCCGGGAGCATGCGACTTTGGTGGGCTCTCCGCTCAAGCTGCATGCTGGCCTCCCGCTGCGTGCGTGACGTTTGCTCGTTGTAGTTGTTCGATGGCCGGGTCCAAGTGGTCGTCCGCGTGTTGTGATCCACATAGTATGTCCGTCCCAAATTATCTTCTCGTCGCTCCCAGCCGGCTGGCAGCCGTCCTTGGCTATCTTCGAACGAGCTAAGGTTTGTGCGAGAGCCCTGCTGACCATTGGGCGGAGCGGGCGGGCCATTGGCAGGGACAATCGTACTGCTTGGCCTAGTAGTCGATGGGACACGCTGCGGGTGGAGAGATGGATTTGACGCGGTGGGGTCAGCTTGACTTGGGCCGGGAGACGGCTGCGGAGTCGACGCCGATACTTGTGGCACAAGCCCGCTGGAAGTTGATGGCTGCATATGTGACCGGTGTAAGCCGTTTGCTTGGTTGGTATTGGGTGTGCTTAGGTTGGTGGACAGATTGATAATGAGTTTGCCATGCACAACAAGATTATCGTTGGACTTCTTCAAGTCTCGAGTGAGCATCTCTGTAGCGCACGAGGTAACGATGTCAGTTGAGACACTTTCACGCACGGGGCAAACCTTTTAGAGGATGACGACAGTTGACTCGCAGAGCAACTTACCATCACCGCCCATTTGCAAATCTATCACATCACCGATCCGTACATTGATCACACCGAGGAACCCTTggtccttcttcttgaacttcttctggtCAAAGATCTGGATGGCAAGGATGCTATCTTCATTTACTCGCCTGTATTGCAGTGTTGATCAGTATGGAGACATCGAAACTTGGGCGGGGAGGCATACAGATCAAACATCTCATTCCAGTAAGGGTTCAATGTCTTTTTGATAACAGAGGTTGTATGGGTTTGTTCGCCCCCCACAGTGGCCACAGCGAACGGATCAGGGAATCCTGTATATATGAAGGAAGGTATTAGTCAAACTGGTAGAGGCGATAGTGGATCATTTCAGATCATATAGGCGGGACATACGGAAGACATCTCGCTTATATAGTCCATCCGCCGCGATAACtaacaagaaagagagtcaGTAAGCTCTTtgcccttctcttctgtatGGAAGAATGACTGATGGTTCTCCCCCATTCCCGAATGGCTTACTTGTAACCCTGAGGTTTGGCTGGCTGCAAGTCATTGATTCGTTAGCACACCCTCGCTTTTCAATCCACGGGACTtgtcttcttgtttttgACGCGATAGAACTTCTTAtcgaaaggaaaggagtTGTCGGAGAAGACTTACGCGGGCAGATTGGAACCCATCCTGTACTGTAGAAAGGGAGCTGGCAGTACACGCCTCCGGGTGTAAAACGGCCGATCAGGACAAGCCTAAAAGGTAATTCGCGGCGTGCGCATCCACCACAGACCACAGACCGCACACTAGGCAGGAATCGAAAGATCGGGAACACAAGTCGGCCGTAGATCGAATGACAGAAGCGGTGGTGTGAAGTggagaggggaggggagggggtgAAACCGGAGCAagattgatgatgattgatGCAACGGAGAAAACTAAAGATGAGTTGAGGTTTGGCGATAACGGGGACACTAAGCCTGAGGATGGAGGCGCGGGCAACTTTGGGGCTGAGCAAACCAGAGAAGGTCCTGACGTTGCGCTGTTACGAGCCAATCACCTGGTGACGAGGGGCTTTCTTCCGACCAGACGAGCAGCGCGCGGTTGATTGACTTGATTTCCGTTTGGCTCCTTAGGGACAGTAGCGCGGGTGTGGGCGGATCGTGGCGAAGGAGGGGAGAGGGGTggaaataattaataaattcctagagaaaaatgaaggaaaaaaaaaaataaaaataaaaataaaatatcataaaaaatattagagTGATATTGTAAACGTCAATAATACATAAATAAGCATTCTATAATTTCATTCCTGAGCTCCCTCCAACCAAATATATCGGTAATCATCATGTAATAATATACTCCGATCCATTCCATTTCACTAGGGATATAATACTTTACCAGCAAAATCATACTTCCAAATAAATTTCCTTATTCCATCCCAAAATTACCGGTGACAGATCACGAGTAGTAtccatgtacatacagtactgTATGGTTCGTGTTCCTCGAAGTCATTCCAGAtcagggaaaaaggaaagacggTGATAGGATACCTGAAACCTAAGGTGTCTAGGCCGGCGGCTAACCAAGATTCCAGAGCCCATGACGCCAAAAGCAGCAACCCCGCGTGCTTAAGTTCCCATTCGACTGGAAGAAACGTTTTGCCCGTAGCCCAAGCCAAGCATTTAGTGGCTTTCCCGTAAGGCAACAAAATTTATCcctctatttttatattgaCTTTGGTACGATGTATACCACTCCTCCTCAATCATTAACCCCTTAATGTTGTCGTTCAGGAGCATACGCGGAGTACGGACAGTACGACCGGTCCTAGACAGTGGGGCACACTGCTTTAGTTGACCTACTTACCAGCCTTCAAAGTTCATCGCCATCGCTTGATCCTTACCGTCGCAATTCCCTCGTACATACTACCTAGCTCCGTACACATCGTATCCATACCCACATAcaccacacacacacatgtgaaaaaagaataaaataaaaataaaaataagagAGGCAACATAGTGTTTTCCATTGACCCTGCAAGATATGCTTCcaaaatgatgatgatcgtaactaaatcaaaataaaaataaaaaaaaagaaacccccAGTAGAATAAGGGTGATATCATAGAAACAAGCGGAATCCATCCATCCTACCGGTTGCCAGATGGTTATCATACAGTACATCCCATCCCCAACTCCAAAGCATTCTCCATGAAATCAGAGAAACCTCACGATTTATGATTTAATGTGGACGTGTCCGGCCGTATTCCTCTGTCACTCGACTCGTTCGAGCTCGCTTGCTCTGGTCTGCGAACTAATCACCCTCGGCGTGGCAGCATACGTTGCATGCATTTAGTAAGGTGCATAGCCCCGACCCCGGCCACCACGATAGCCTCCGCGGTAGCCTCCCCGAGGGGCGCCACGGAAGAAACCCCGGCCCCGGAAGCCACCTCGTCCGCGGCCTCGACTCATGCCGGGCAAGTTGGTACGCTTGGGGACAACCTGTATGCGTGTTAGCTGACAAAACGGCACTGGGCACAAGGGGTAGACAGGGCGACCAACCTTTAGATTCCTGCCACGGAAAACACTCTCATTTAGGACAAGTGCCTGGGCCACCAAACTAGGTTCTGCGAACTCTACATAGGCGTACCTGTACCACAGACATCAGCACTCGCAACAGAAGTTGTTCTCATAAAGGAGGAGCAAAAAATGGTGGAAAAAAATGTCTGAAAGGCTGAAAAAGCGGTAACGCACCCTTTCGGCTGACCCGAAAATTTATCCAGGAGAATAGTAACGCGATTTATTGAGCCACAGCTCTGGAAATGCGCCTGAATCTCCTCCGGGGAAGCACCGTAATCAACGTTGCCGACGAAAATACTCCGCGcatcgatctcttccttATCTTCCCGCAGGTTCTCGGACTGTTGATCAAGGGTGGCTTGCATCTCGCGCAACTTCGCTGCCTCGGATTCCATTTCGGCTACCCGTCTCTTCATCGCCGCAATCTCTTCCTACAGACGAGACCACCGTGTTAGTTTGACTGATACAATGAAAAGTAACATTGTGATGAAGCAAGGACGATGCAGAAACACCAGAGTTGAGTTTCCGGTCTTCAATCTAGCATGAGCTCCAGCTTGAAGGAACAACCTCACCTCATCGTCTACCCCCTCTTCTTGATGCTGCAAGCGCTCATCTTTGACTTCGTTCTCTTCGGGATTCATTATGGAAGTAATCTTGGGATGCCTCCTCTTTTCTATGTTCAACCCGCCGAGTCAAGGAAAAACTCAAGTTGTAACGGCACCTCCCCGACTGCTAGCGGAGCGGGAGTGGAGCAAGAGCTCTGGGAAAATATAATATCCGACAAAGGCAAAGCTTTAAAGATTGGAGTAAAGTAAgtctagattaaaaagattGAAGAGG
The sequence above is a segment of the Aspergillus flavus chromosome 4, complete sequence genome. Coding sequences within it:
- a CDS encoding E3 ubiquitin-protein ligase hula, translating into MGSNLPAQPNLRVTIIAADGLYKRDVFRFPDPFAVATVGGEQTHTTSVIKKTLNPYWNEMFDLRVNEDSILAIQIFDQKKFKKKDQGFLGVINVRIGDVIDLQMGGDEMLTRDLKKSNDNLVVHGKLIINLSTNLSTPNTNQANGLHRSHMQPSTSSGLVPQVSASTPQPSPGPSQADPTASNPSLHPQRVPSTTRPSSTIVPANGPPAPPNGQQGSRTNLSSFEDSQGRLPAGWERREDNLGRTYYVDHNTRTTTWTRPSNNYNEQTSRTQREASMQLERRAHQSRMLPEDRTGASSPNLQENQQQAQTPPAGGSASAVSMMATGATTAGTGELPPGWEQRTTPEGRPYFVDHNTRTTTWVDPRRQQYIRMYGQNANGTNTTIQQQPVSQLGPLPSGWEMRLTNTARVYFVDHNTKTTTWDDPRLPSSLDQGVPQYKRDFRRKLIYFRSQPALRIMSGQCHVKVRRNNIFEDSYAEIMRQSASDLKKRLMIKFDGEDGLDYGGLSREFFFLLSHEMFNPFYCLFEYSAHDNYTLQINPHSGVNPEHLNYFKFIGRVVGLAIFHRRFLDSFFIGAFYKMMLRKKVSLQDMEGVDEDLHRNLTWTLDNDIEGIIELTFAVDDEKFGERRTIDLKPGGRDIPVTNENKGEYVELVTEWKIVKRVEEQFNAFMSGFNELIPADLVNVFDERELELLIGGIADIDVDDWKKHTDYRGYQESDEVIQNFWKIVRTWDAEQKSRLLQFTTGTSRIPVNGFKDLQGSDGPRRFTIEKSGDPGALPKSHTCFNRLDLPPYKTNDVLEHKLSIAVEETLGFGQE